A window from Clostridiales bacterium encodes these proteins:
- the rpsO gene encoding 30S ribosomal protein S15 has product MSLSKEVIAQIVSEHARTEGDTGSPEVQVALLSTRISELTEHLKIHKKDHHTRRGLLRLVGQRRRLLRYLKNNDIERYRAIVAKLGLRG; this is encoded by the coding sequence ATGTCGTTGTCCAAGGAAGTCATCGCCCAGATTGTCTCCGAGCACGCTCGGACAGAGGGCGACACCGGCTCACCGGAAGTACAGGTCGCGCTACTTAGTACGCGCATCTCTGAACTCACGGAGCATCTGAAGATCCACAAAAAGGACCACCACACCCGCCGCGGACTGCTAAGACTCGTAGGACAGCGCCGCCGCCTGCTCCGGTATCTCAAGAACAACGATATCGAGCGCTACCGCGCCATCGTTGCGAAGCTGGGGCTGAGAGGGTAA
- a CDS encoding polyribonucleotide nucleotidyltransferase: MVKRFELFGKEYVLETGELAKQAGGAVVVRQGDTMVLVTATASRHPKDLDFFPLTVDFEERMYAAGKLPGGFIKREARPSEKAVLTARMIDRPLRSAFADGFRNEVQIIATVLSADQVHQPDAISIMGASAALLVAGIPFEGPLAGVRIARVDGEFVVNPTFDELEESDLDLVVGGSRDAIYMIEAGAYEVSETDMLAALTFAQQAIAEFCSAQEVLLAECNVVPMEVPLYTIAESLRERVFADGSEKMRAALHNPDKHSRQDGVAAVKDEILATFTGEELAADGKDIKTLLKELEKSTMRRMVLTEGERVDGRRVDEVRQVTSIAGYLPRAHGSGLFTRGQTQVLSVLTLGMLSEWQRIDTIDVTEGKRYLHHYNFPPFCTGETGFMRGPKRREIGHGALAERALVPVLPAEDVFPYTIRIVSEVLESNGSSSMGSVCGSTLALMDAGVPISAPVSGIAMGLIKEGDEVAVLSDIQGVEDFLGDMDFKVAGTEKGITALQMDNKAKGLSYEVLKTALHQANAGRAHILSKMLEAIDSPRGELSLYAPRILTIKIPSDKIRDVIGSGGKVIRGIQDETGAHIDIQEDGTIFVASRDQGGEEAVRRIQMIVKVPEVGERYKGRVVSIQAFGAFIELTPGKDGLLHISRVAKGRVEKVEDVLAVGDEVEVEILDIDERGKISLDRLDKPDAPVGSTGSGRSETNSSEGDSNRGPRRDGGGDGRRPRRRH; encoded by the coding sequence ATCGTCAAGCGGTTCGAACTGTTTGGTAAGGAGTACGTGCTCGAGACCGGCGAACTCGCAAAACAGGCAGGTGGTGCGGTCGTGGTCCGCCAGGGCGACACCATGGTGCTCGTCACGGCCACAGCCTCGCGTCACCCCAAGGATCTTGACTTCTTCCCTCTGACCGTTGATTTCGAGGAGCGCATGTACGCCGCCGGCAAGCTCCCCGGAGGGTTCATCAAGCGCGAGGCTCGCCCGAGCGAGAAGGCCGTGCTCACCGCTCGCATGATCGACCGGCCGCTTCGCTCTGCGTTTGCTGACGGTTTCCGTAACGAAGTCCAGATCATCGCTACGGTTCTCTCGGCGGACCAGGTGCATCAGCCCGACGCCATCAGCATCATGGGAGCCTCAGCGGCACTGCTCGTCGCGGGCATCCCGTTTGAGGGCCCGCTCGCCGGTGTCCGAATCGCTCGCGTAGACGGCGAGTTCGTCGTCAACCCCACCTTTGACGAGCTTGAAGAGTCTGATCTCGATCTCGTGGTCGGCGGTTCGCGTGACGCGATCTACATGATCGAGGCAGGGGCGTACGAGGTCTCCGAGACCGACATGCTCGCCGCGCTTACCTTCGCCCAGCAGGCGATCGCCGAGTTCTGCTCGGCGCAAGAGGTCTTGCTTGCCGAGTGCAACGTGGTCCCGATGGAAGTCCCGCTCTACACCATCGCCGAGTCGTTGCGCGAGCGAGTCTTTGCCGACGGCTCCGAGAAGATGCGCGCAGCCCTGCACAACCCCGATAAGCACTCACGTCAGGACGGCGTCGCCGCTGTCAAAGATGAGATCCTCGCCACGTTCACCGGAGAAGAGCTCGCCGCTGACGGCAAAGACATCAAGACGCTTCTCAAGGAGCTTGAGAAGAGCACGATGCGCCGAATGGTGCTCACCGAGGGAGAGCGCGTCGATGGACGTCGCGTCGACGAGGTTAGGCAGGTCACATCGATCGCGGGGTACCTCCCACGCGCGCACGGCTCCGGTCTGTTCACCCGCGGACAGACCCAAGTCCTTTCGGTACTCACCCTCGGCATGCTCTCCGAATGGCAGCGGATCGACACGATCGATGTCACCGAGGGCAAGCGCTACCTCCACCACTACAACTTCCCGCCGTTTTGCACCGGCGAGACCGGGTTCATGCGCGGCCCGAAGCGCCGCGAGATCGGTCACGGCGCGCTCGCCGAGCGCGCGCTCGTACCGGTTCTTCCGGCCGAAGACGTATTCCCGTACACCATCCGGATCGTGAGCGAGGTCCTCGAATCCAACGGCTCGAGCTCGATGGGCTCTGTCTGCGGTTCGACACTCGCGCTCATGGACGCTGGGGTGCCGATATCGGCGCCGGTTTCCGGCATCGCCATGGGACTGATCAAAGAGGGTGACGAAGTCGCGGTCCTCTCGGATATCCAGGGGGTTGAGGACTTCCTCGGTGACATGGACTTCAAAGTCGCCGGTACCGAAAAGGGAATCACCGCGCTTCAGATGGACAACAAGGCCAAGGGCCTGTCCTACGAGGTCCTCAAGACCGCGCTGCACCAGGCAAACGCCGGACGGGCGCATATTCTCAGCAAGATGCTCGAAGCGATCGACTCGCCCCGCGGCGAGCTTTCCCTTTACGCTCCGCGAATCCTCACGATCAAAATCCCCAGTGACAAGATCAGGGACGTCATCGGATCCGGCGGCAAGGTCATTCGCGGCATCCAAGACGAAACCGGAGCGCACATCGACATCCAGGAAGACGGAACCATCTTCGTTGCCTCCCGCGACCAGGGTGGCGAGGAAGCCGTTCGACGTATCCAGATGATCGTGAAGGTCCCGGAGGTTGGCGAGCGCTACAAGGGCCGCGTCGTCTCAATCCAAGCGTTCGGCGCCTTCATTGAGCTCACACCCGGCAAAGATGGACTTCTTCACATCTCCCGCGTCGCCAAAGGCCGTGTGGAGAAGGTTGAGGACGTACTTGCCGTAGGTGATGAGGTGGAAGTCGAGATCCTCGACATCGACGAGCGCGGAAAGATCTCCCTTGACCGTCTTGACAAGCCCGACGCGCCTGTCGGCTCCACCGGATCCGGGCGGTCTGAAACCAACTCCAGCGAGGGCGACAGCAATCGCGGACCTCGTAGGGATGGCGGCGGAGACGGTCGTAGACCGCGCCGCCGCCACTAG
- the infB gene encoding translation initiation factor IF-2, whose translation MPSMRVHELAKEFGMTSKELLEHLQGLKIPAKNHASTLVEAYVDKIRKDLGPLIAERQAVLEEERLRAEAAEALRIEAEDVARREADEARRAAEVADRAAREAEEHARREAEEKEAARHALEESQRRAIVEKAARLTEEARLVADAAESERLAAQEAAQLEKAEDERYRQMAREAERVQSASSIVIEEAKAAVAAAAAEGGKRKKKKEKRAKESVAAAPERVPQPMPAFDEEAASPVVVSEGVTVGELADAFGVPSAEIIKRLMMLGAPLTVNQPVMNEIVDLIADDLGRHVTIIAPEDEVGFVFEDAEEDLKTRPPVVTVMGHVDHGKTSLLDAIRETGVAETEAGGITQHIGASVVFRNERQITFIDTPGHEAFTAMRARGAKVTDIAILVVAADDGVMPQTVEAIHHAQAAGVPMIVAVNKIDKDGANPETVRQMLTEHKIVPEEWGGTNIFVNVSAKKRLHIEDLLEMVLLQADILELVANPTAPASGVVIEAKLDRGRGPVATVLVQRGTLRVGDAIVAGTSYGRVRALINPLGEIVASAGPADPVEILGLGSVPSAGDEFRIFADERDARDLAEERSLKQRLLAQEKKVHVSLDDLFARIRQGGLRDLNLVVKADVQGSIEALKDALEKMDQSEVRINVIHSAVGAITETDVMLADASDAIIIGFNVRPEPKAKATAENEHVDIRLYRVIYQAIEEINAARIGMLAPEFHEEETARVEVRELFRVPKVGVIAGSYVLEGEISRDDLVRVVRDGTVVYEGKLRSLRRFKEDVKSVRSGYECGVSVEGFQDVKEGDIVEAYKIIEVARES comes from the coding sequence GCTCATCGCCGAGCGTCAAGCCGTGCTCGAAGAAGAACGGCTACGTGCCGAGGCAGCTGAGGCGCTCCGCATAGAGGCGGAGGATGTAGCGCGTAGAGAGGCCGACGAAGCTCGGCGTGCGGCCGAAGTAGCCGACCGTGCCGCTCGCGAAGCCGAAGAGCACGCGCGCCGTGAGGCTGAGGAGAAGGAAGCCGCTCGCCACGCTCTCGAGGAGTCCCAGCGCAGGGCGATTGTTGAAAAGGCCGCTCGGCTGACTGAAGAAGCACGCCTCGTGGCTGACGCGGCTGAGAGCGAACGCCTCGCCGCCCAAGAGGCAGCGCAACTTGAGAAGGCCGAGGACGAGCGCTACCGGCAAATGGCACGGGAAGCAGAGCGTGTGCAATCGGCGTCGAGCATCGTGATCGAAGAGGCGAAAGCGGCTGTCGCCGCCGCAGCGGCCGAGGGCGGTAAGCGAAAGAAGAAGAAAGAAAAGCGCGCAAAAGAGTCGGTCGCGGCCGCGCCGGAGAGAGTCCCGCAGCCAATGCCCGCTTTCGACGAAGAAGCCGCATCACCGGTCGTCGTAAGCGAAGGCGTCACTGTAGGCGAACTCGCCGACGCGTTTGGCGTTCCCTCGGCGGAGATCATCAAACGACTCATGATGCTCGGTGCGCCGCTCACCGTGAACCAGCCGGTGATGAACGAAATCGTTGATCTCATCGCGGACGATCTTGGGCGCCACGTCACAATCATCGCCCCGGAAGATGAGGTCGGATTCGTATTCGAAGACGCCGAGGAGGACCTGAAGACTCGTCCGCCAGTCGTCACCGTCATGGGACATGTCGACCACGGCAAGACATCGCTCCTCGACGCGATACGCGAGACGGGGGTCGCGGAGACCGAGGCGGGCGGCATCACCCAGCACATCGGCGCGAGCGTCGTGTTTCGCAACGAACGGCAGATCACGTTCATCGATACCCCTGGCCACGAGGCGTTTACAGCAATGCGCGCCCGCGGAGCGAAAGTAACGGACATCGCAATTCTCGTTGTCGCGGCCGACGACGGCGTCATGCCCCAAACCGTTGAAGCGATCCACCACGCGCAAGCGGCTGGTGTTCCCATGATTGTGGCGGTCAACAAGATCGACAAGGACGGAGCAAACCCTGAGACCGTCCGGCAGATGCTCACGGAACACAAAATCGTCCCAGAAGAGTGGGGCGGGACGAACATATTCGTGAACGTCTCAGCAAAGAAGCGACTTCACATCGAGGACCTTCTGGAGATGGTATTGCTCCAAGCCGACATTCTTGAGCTTGTGGCCAATCCAACCGCTCCCGCTTCCGGTGTTGTAATCGAAGCGAAGCTCGACCGAGGCCGCGGTCCGGTCGCGACGGTGCTCGTACAGCGCGGCACTCTTCGTGTGGGCGACGCGATCGTCGCGGGGACGAGCTACGGCCGGGTTCGTGCGCTCATCAATCCGCTGGGGGAGATCGTCGCAAGCGCGGGACCCGCCGATCCGGTCGAGATCCTCGGACTTGGGAGTGTCCCCTCGGCAGGCGATGAGTTCCGCATCTTCGCAGACGAACGGGATGCCCGGGATCTTGCCGAGGAGCGCTCGCTCAAGCAGCGCCTGCTGGCGCAGGAGAAGAAGGTGCACGTTTCACTCGACGACCTGTTCGCACGGATACGACAAGGCGGACTGAGAGATCTCAACCTCGTCGTGAAAGCTGACGTCCAAGGATCGATTGAGGCGCTCAAAGACGCGCTTGAGAAGATGGACCAGAGTGAGGTCCGCATCAACGTCATCCATTCGGCGGTCGGCGCGATCACCGAGACCGACGTCATGTTAGCCGATGCCTCCGACGCGATCATAATCGGCTTCAATGTGCGTCCCGAGCCTAAGGCAAAGGCAACCGCCGAGAATGAACATGTAGATATCCGCCTCTACCGTGTCATCTACCAGGCGATCGAAGAGATCAACGCCGCTCGCATCGGGATGCTCGCGCCTGAGTTCCACGAGGAGGAGACCGCACGGGTCGAGGTCCGCGAGCTCTTCCGTGTTCCAAAGGTTGGCGTTATCGCCGGCTCCTACGTCTTGGAAGGCGAGATCAGCAGGGACGATCTCGTGCGTGTGGTCAGAGACGGCACAGTTGTCTACGAGGGCAAGCTGCGCTCACTGCGACGCTTCAAAGAAGATGTGAAGTCGGTGCGCTCCGGATACGAATGCGGAGTTTCCGTCGAAGGATTCCAAGACGTCAAAGAAGGCGACATCGTCGAGGCATACAAGATCATCGAGGTCGCTCGCGAATCGTAG
- a CDS encoding bifunctional oligoribonuclease/PAP phosphatase NrnA: protein MLAEYRHIAAALRKASSVVIGSHVKPDGDAIGSMLGLTLALQSLGIAAVPALADDAPPPFTYSFLPGFALCVPAATLAPPEVFVALDTPNPERLGMAADLFAKADLRIVCDHHPDNTRFGDLNVVDPEAAASGQMVWRIIEALNLTPTPDVALCCWVALATDTGRFSYSNTTPDALRDGAAMVEAGANVAEAHRLVYENRSMASLRLEARVVSRLSIHHGGRVAYSWITDGDYAETGAQPAETEHLVDTLRALGGVDVAILLRVHPDHVRVNLRSKTDFDVSAVARRFGGGGHVPAAGFTFDGPVDALLPPLLDALPGGGSI, encoded by the coding sequence ATGCTCGCTGAGTATCGGCACATCGCGGCAGCGCTGCGTAAAGCCTCTTCCGTGGTGATCGGATCGCACGTCAAACCGGATGGGGACGCTATCGGTTCGATGCTCGGGCTCACCCTTGCCCTGCAAAGTCTCGGAATCGCCGCCGTGCCCGCACTCGCTGATGATGCCCCTCCACCTTTCACCTACTCGTTTCTGCCAGGATTCGCGCTGTGCGTCCCGGCAGCGACGCTCGCGCCTCCGGAGGTGTTCGTAGCGCTTGACACGCCCAACCCCGAGCGTCTCGGCATGGCCGCGGATCTGTTCGCGAAGGCCGATTTGAGAATCGTCTGTGATCACCATCCCGACAACACACGTTTTGGCGATCTCAACGTTGTCGATCCGGAAGCCGCCGCAAGCGGCCAGATGGTGTGGCGGATCATCGAAGCTCTCAACCTCACGCCAACACCTGACGTCGCCCTGTGTTGCTGGGTCGCCCTTGCGACCGACACAGGACGTTTCTCGTACTCGAACACGACCCCCGATGCGCTACGTGACGGTGCCGCGATGGTTGAGGCGGGCGCCAACGTCGCTGAAGCACACCGGCTCGTCTACGAAAACAGATCGATGGCCTCACTCAGGCTCGAGGCGCGCGTGGTGTCAAGACTGTCAATTCACCATGGCGGACGTGTCGCGTACTCCTGGATAACCGATGGCGACTACGCCGAAACCGGAGCGCAACCTGCCGAAACGGAACACCTTGTCGACACCTTACGCGCGCTTGGGGGCGTAGACGTCGCCATATTGCTTCGAGTGCATCCAGACCACGTACGTGTGAACCTCAGATCGAAGACGGACTTCGACGTCAGCGCCGTCGCCAGGCGATTTGGAGGAGGTGGGCACGTGCCAGCGGCCGGATTCACGTTCGACGGCCCTGTGGACGCGCTTCTTCCGCCGCTCCTCGACGCCCTACCGGGAGGCGGTTCCATCTGA
- the ribF gene encoding riboflavin biosynthesis protein RibF produces MRLMTYSDGMSRLGRVVVAIGVFDGVHIGHQALLHAATSDATRRGCPAVAVTFDRHPGQVISPESAPPQLLTVEDKCALIAEAGADIVLVIPFDLRIAHMPPARFIDGIVLSALDPVAIHVGSDFHFGHRAQGDVRTLSSIGALRGFAVSGHELVETGDLPVTSTRIRALVAEGDVSAAAALLGRAHRVSGRVVHGRGQGASLLGIPTANIAPREFSALPANGVYAGYVSVDSRSFPAGISVGTPPTFPEARDTLEAHLLGFDGELRGSDVTLNFHERLRDQRAFENPEGLASAILADLERVRILLTGGSTP; encoded by the coding sequence ATGCGGCTCATGACCTACTCCGACGGCATGTCGCGCCTAGGGCGCGTCGTGGTAGCGATTGGCGTCTTTGACGGCGTGCACATCGGGCACCAAGCGCTTCTCCACGCTGCAACTTCGGATGCGACGCGGCGCGGATGCCCGGCTGTGGCCGTTACCTTCGATCGCCACCCCGGCCAGGTGATCTCTCCCGAAAGCGCACCACCGCAGTTGCTTACCGTAGAAGACAAGTGCGCCCTTATCGCAGAGGCTGGGGCGGACATCGTGCTCGTGATTCCCTTCGATCTGCGCATCGCCCACATGCCACCGGCCCGGTTCATCGACGGCATCGTACTTTCGGCCCTCGACCCTGTCGCGATACATGTCGGATCGGATTTCCATTTTGGCCACCGTGCCCAGGGAGACGTTCGCACGCTCAGTTCCATCGGTGCACTGCGGGGCTTCGCCGTTTCAGGACACGAACTTGTAGAGACGGGCGATCTGCCAGTTACCTCGACACGCATCCGTGCGCTTGTCGCCGAAGGAGACGTGAGCGCGGCCGCGGCGCTCCTCGGAAGAGCGCACCGTGTCAGTGGACGCGTGGTACACGGCCGAGGGCAGGGCGCCTCACTTCTCGGCATACCAACCGCCAACATCGCACCGAGGGAGTTCAGCGCCCTTCCGGCGAACGGTGTCTACGCCGGATACGTCTCGGTGGACTCCCGCTCGTTTCCTGCAGGAATCTCGGTCGGTACGCCCCCTACGTTCCCGGAAGCGCGGGACACTCTCGAAGCTCACCTGCTCGGCTTCGATGGAGAACTCAGGGGGTCTGACGTAACATTGAACTTCCATGAGCGGCTCCGTGACCAGCGGGCGTTCGAGAATCCTGAAGGGCTAGCGTCCGCCATACTGGCTGACCTCGAACGAGTCCGTATACTCTTAACAGGAGGGAGTACCCCGTGA
- the rbfA gene encoding 30S ribosome-binding factor RbfA, which yields MKQTPRTRKVNEAVREAIASIVLTEVADPRLDLVTVTSAEVSSDLSIANVYVTAHGDEDRYREMLDGLESAKGRIRSLLGRRVPMRLTPELRFFVDSTIDGSMRLAEALKDVPPSLRNAEPEDSEDAGDLDPTDPARAEGEE from the coding sequence ATGAAACAGACACCCAGGACCCGCAAGGTCAACGAAGCGGTCCGTGAAGCCATTGCCAGTATCGTGCTGACCGAGGTAGCCGATCCGCGACTCGACCTTGTCACGGTGACCTCGGCAGAGGTCTCGTCGGACCTGTCAATAGCAAACGTCTATGTGACCGCCCACGGTGACGAGGACCGGTACCGCGAGATGCTCGACGGCCTCGAGTCGGCAAAAGGGCGCATCCGCTCGCTGCTTGGCAGGCGAGTTCCGATGCGGCTCACACCGGAGTTGCGGTTTTTCGTGGATTCCACGATAGATGGAAGCATGCGTCTCGCCGAGGCGCTCAAAGATGTGCCGCCCTCACTTCGAAACGCTGAGCCTGAAGACAGCGAAGACGCCGGTGACCTTGATCCAACCGATCCCGCACGCGCTGAAGGCGAGGAGTGA
- the truB gene encoding tRNA pseudouridine(55) synthase TruB produces MGRRGAPTGISGILPVDKPAGMTSHDVVSVIRHVTGERRAGHAGTLDPAATGLLLALVGPSTRLAPYLIAADKTYLADVVFGTATTTDDAQGEPVRTAMVPDDLAVHEYARHVVATLIGTHNQMPPDFSAIKQGGVKAYEAARSGAPLVLTPRSVVISAARLVSLDCGPPVTWRIAVTVSKGTYIRAVARDLGEAQGTAAHLGALRRTAAGNVNLDSANRLDAVREAGFSIARLFADPIQALGLPVVTVDPHTASLVETGSPLTGVAHAGPRIAVTTASRLLAIHEWDHSLHGYRPSVVLPGGVARCGS; encoded by the coding sequence ATGGGCCGCCGGGGAGCTCCCACGGGCATCTCCGGAATCCTCCCGGTCGACAAGCCTGCCGGGATGACGAGCCACGACGTGGTCTCTGTGATAAGACACGTGACCGGGGAGAGGCGAGCCGGTCACGCGGGCACGCTCGATCCCGCCGCTACCGGTTTGCTCCTCGCGCTCGTTGGCCCCTCGACCCGGCTCGCACCGTATCTTATCGCCGCCGATAAGACCTACCTCGCTGACGTGGTTTTCGGCACGGCAACCACAACCGACGACGCACAAGGCGAACCCGTTCGCACTGCGATGGTGCCAGATGATCTTGCCGTCCACGAATACGCACGGCATGTGGTAGCCACACTCATCGGAACACACAACCAGATGCCGCCGGACTTCTCGGCTATTAAGCAAGGAGGAGTGAAAGCGTATGAAGCCGCACGCTCGGGCGCCCCGCTCGTTCTTACCCCGCGTAGCGTCGTGATCTCAGCCGCTCGACTCGTCTCCCTCGATTGCGGCCCTCCGGTCACCTGGCGTATCGCTGTGACAGTATCCAAAGGCACCTACATCCGCGCGGTCGCGCGCGATTTGGGAGAAGCGCAGGGCACCGCCGCCCACCTCGGCGCACTTCGACGCACGGCAGCAGGCAATGTCAACCTTGACTCCGCCAACCGGCTCGACGCGGTAAGAGAGGCTGGCTTCAGCATCGCGCGACTGTTCGCCGATCCCATCCAAGCCCTCGGACTTCCGGTCGTCACGGTGGATCCGCACACGGCAAGTCTGGTAGAGACGGGATCTCCGCTCACCGGTGTCGCTCACGCCGGCCCGCGAATCGCCGTCACCACCGCGTCACGCTTGCTCGCCATCCATGAGTGGGACCACTCTCTCCACGGCTACCGCCCTTCTGTGGTTTTGCCGGGAGGTGTCGCTCGATGCGGCTCATGA